The Acanthopagrus latus isolate v.2019 chromosome 13, fAcaLat1.1, whole genome shotgun sequence genome contains a region encoding:
- the smad9 gene encoding mothers against decapentaplegic homolog 9 — protein MNSSASITSLFSFTSPAVKRLLGWKQGDEEEKWAEKAVDSLVKKLKKKKGAMEELERALSCPGQPSKCVTIPRSLDGRLQVSHRKGLPHVIYCRVWRWPDLQSHHELKALECCEFPFGSKQKDICVNPYHYRRVETPVLPPVLVPRHSEFNPQHSLLAKFRNASLHNEPLMPQNATYPDSFPPLPCSTFSSSPSSSLAQSPTSQSYPSSPNSSAEPGSPYHITAETPPPPYSMMESSPPEDVKPSNSTETLKLTLSAPHRDLRPVCYEEPEYWCSVAYYELNNRVGETFHASSRSVLVDGFTDPSNNKNRFCLGLLSNVNRNSTIEHTRRHIGKGLHLYYVGGEVYAECLSDSSIFVQSRNCNFQHGFHATTVCKIPSGCSLKIFNNQLFAQLLAQSVNHGFEVVYELTKMCTIRMSFVKGWGAEYHRQDVTSTPCWIEVHLHGPLQWLDKVLTQMGSPHNPISSVS, from the exons ATGaactcctctgcctccatcacGTCCCTGTTCTCCTTCACCAGCCCGGCGGTGAAGCGCCTGCTCGGCTGGAAACAaggggacgaggaggagaagtggGCGGAAAAGGCCGTGGACTCTCTGGtgaagaaactgaagaagaagaaaggggcgatggaggagctggagagagccCTCAGCTGTCCTGGGCAGCCCA GCAAGTGCGTGACGATTCCGCGGTCTCTGGACGGGAGGCTGCAGGTGTCCCACAGGAAGGGTCTGCCCCATGTCATCTACTGCAGGGTGTGGCGCTGGCCCGACCTGCAGTCCCACCACGAGCTGAAGGCCCTGGAGTGCTGCGAGTTCCCCTTCGGCTCCAAGCAGAAGGACATCTGCGTCAACCCGTACCACTACAGGCGCGTGGAGACTCCAG TGCTGCCGCCGGTGCTGGTCCCGCGTCACAGCGAGTTCAACCCTCAGCACAGCCTCCTGGCAAAGTTCCGCAACGCCTCCCTGCACAACGAGCCCCTGATGCCCCAGAACGCCACCTACCCAGACTCCTTCCCTCCGCTGCCCtgctccaccttctcctcctccccttcctcctccctcgccCAGTCTCCCACCTCACAGAGTTACCCCAGCTCCCCAAACAGCTCCGCGGAGCCCGGCAGTCCGTATCACATCACAG CCGAGACTCCCCCACCTCCGTACAGCATGATGGAGAGCAGCCCTCCAGAGGACGTGAAGCCCAGCAACTCCACAGAAACCCTCAAACTCACACTCTCAGCTCCACACAGAG ATTTACGGCCCGTGTGTTACGAGGAACCGGAGTACTGGTGTTCGGTGGCCTACTACGAGCTCAACAACCGGGTCGGGGAGACTTTCCACGCGTCGTCCCGCAGCGTCCTGGTGGACGGCTTCACGGACCCATCCAACAACAAGAACCGCTTCTGCCTCGGCCTGCTGTCCAACGTCAACCGCAACTCCACCATCGAGCACACGCGCAGGCACATAGGCAAAG GTTTACACCTGTACTACGTGGGCGGCGAGGTGTACGCCGAGTGCCTGAGCGACAGCAGCATCTTCGTCCAGAGCCGCAACTGCAACTTCCAGCACGGCTTCCACGCCACCACCGTGTGCAAGATCCCGAGCGGCTGCAGCCTCAAGATCTTCAACAACCAGCTGTTCGCCCAGCTGCTCGCCCAGTCCGTCAACCACGGCTTCGAGGTCGTCTACGAGCTCACCAAGATGTGCACCATCCGCATGAGCTTCGTCAAG ggCTGGGGTGCCGAATACCACCGTCAAGACGTGACCAGCACCCCCTGCTGGATCGAGGTACATCTGCACGGGCCCCTGCAGTGGCTGGACAAGGTCCTCACACAGATGGGCTCCCCGCACAACCCCATTTCTTCGGTGTCCTAA
- the LOC119031377 gene encoding regulatory factor X-associated protein translates to MSEDDNSVSASKDKDSTLLLTKDGQRYYVSKSGVVDSRNVTTPHEPDHNASSYDADDPDEESDVLDTSDPRDGAASPEELNDEEASEGDNAPKQCTYEGCTETSTQVAKQRKPWMCKKHRNKMYKDKYKKKKSDQAMSSGKLDENSEERPVSVNKQRLGAMGDRPARPSLIEQVLNQKRLSLLRSPEVISFLQQQQQLLAAQGRSQSQQQFQGC, encoded by the exons ATGAGCGAAGATGACAACTCGGTATCGGCGAGCAAAGACAAAGACTCGACCCTGCTGCTCACTAAAGACGGACAAAGGTACTACGTGAGTAAGAGCGGGGTGGTTGACAGTAGGAATGTGACGACGCCGCACGAACCGGACCACAACGCCTCCTCGTACGACGCGGACGACCCGGACGAGGAGAGCGACGTCCTGGACACCTCGGATCCCAGAGACGGCGCCGCCAGCCCGGAGGAGCTCAACGACGAGGAGGCGTCGGAGGGCGACAACGCTCCCAAGCAGTGCACCTATGAGGGGTGCACGGAGACCTCGACGCAGGTGGCCAAGCAGAGGAAGCCCTGGATGTGCAAGAAGCACCGCAACAAGATGTACAAGGACAagtacaagaagaagaagagcgacCAGGCCATGTCCAGTGGCAAACTCGAT gAAAATTCAGAGGAGAGGCCAGTGTCTGTGAACAAACAGCGTCTGGGTGCCATGGGGGACCGGCCGGCCAGACCCTCGCTGATAGAGCAGGTCCTGAACCAGAAAAGACTG tcCCTGCTGAGGAGTCCAGAGGTGAtcagcttcctgcagcagcagcagcagctcctggctGCACAGGGccgcagccaatcacagcagcagttcCAGGGCTGCTGA
- the dclk1a gene encoding serine/threonine-protein kinase DCLK1a isoform X5 codes for MLEVEVNGTPASQLSTPHSGKSPSPSPTSPGSVSQRRGSQGSSASLSSTKVSSSVEDGDGGVTEAEVVVDEVPAVPSYISDRYKVGRMLGDGNFAVVRECVEHSTGREYALKIINKGKCRGKEHMIQNEVAILRRVKHPNIVLLIEEMDTYNELYLVMELVKGGDLFDAITSANRYTERDASGMLYNLANAIKYLHSLNIVHRDIKPENLLVYEHADGSKSLKLGDFGLATVVDGPLYTVCGTPTYVAPEIIAETGYGLKVDIWAAGVITYILLCGFPPFRGSSDDQEVLFDQILMGQLEFPLPYWDNVSETAKELIRSMLEVEVDQRYTALQVLEHPWVTDEGLCENDHQLSVAGKIKKHFNTNPKVSDTTAGVSVISATSLDKEGQVLRRGCHPYVKPLPFQMMPATVTTVTTSTTTTLRAEPPRCLPVAPPSLTPDACSDPSPNPSLPSDSDDISISSASNTCSPSSPF; via the exons gggTCCCAGGGTTCTTCCGCCTCTCTGTCTTCCACTAAAGTCTCCAGCTCGGTGGAGGACGGGGATGGAGGTGTTACAGAAG CTGAGGTCGTAGTCGACGAGGTTCCAGCTGTGCCGTCCTACATATCAGACCGCTACAAGGTGGGACGCATGCTGGGCGACGGGAACTTCGCCGTCGTCCGGGAGTGTGTGGAACACTCCACGGGACGGGAGTATGCTCTGAAGATCATCAACAAGGGCAAATGCAGAGGCAAG GAGCACATGATCCAGAACGAGGTGGCCATCCTCCGCCGGGTCAAACATCCGAACATCGTCCTGCTCATAGAGGAGATGGACACTTACAACGAACTCTATCTGGTCATGGAGCTGGTCAAG GGGGGAGATCTGTTCGATGCCATCACCTCTGCCAACAGATACACGGAGAGAGACGCCAGCGGCATGCTCTACAATCTGGCCAACGCCATCAAATACCTCCACAGCCTCAACATAGTGCACAGAGACATCAAACCGGAAAACCTGCTG GTGTATGAGCATGCAGACGGAAGCAAAAGCCTGAAACTGGGAGACTTTGGTTTGGCGACTGTGGTGGACGGACCCCTCTACACTGTGTGCGGGACCCCGACATATGTAGCACCTGAAATCATCGCAGAAACAGG GTATGGCCTTAAGGTGGACATCTGGGCAGCTGGAGTCATCACCTACATCCTGCTGTGTGGTTTCCCACCCTTTAGAGG GAGCAGTGACGATCAGGAAGTGCTTTTCGATCAGATACTAATGGGACAGCTAGAGTTCCCTCTACCATACTGGGACAACGTGTCGGAGACGGCCAAG gagctgaTTCGATCGatgctggaggtggaggtggatcagAGATACACTGCCCTCCAGGTGCTGGAGCATCCATGGGTCACT GATGAAGGTCTATGTGAGAACGATCATCAGCTGTCAGTAGCAGGGAAGATAAAGAAGCACTTCAACACCAATCCGAAGGTCAGCGACACCACTGCAGGAGTGTCAGTCATTTCT GCCACCTCTCTTGATAAGGAGGGGCAGGTTCTCAGACGAGGATGCCACCCGTATGTGAAGCCGCTGCCTTTTCAGATGATGCCAGCGACGGTGacaacagtaacaacatcaACTACGACAACACTGCGGGCGGAGCCTCCCAGGTGCCTGCCCGTGgcccctccctctctgaccCCTGACGCTTGCTCTGACCCTTCCCCGAACCCCAGCCTCCCATCTGACTCTGATGACATCTCCATCAGCTCAGCCAGTAACACCTGCTCCCCCAGCTCGCCCTTCTAG